In the Arachis stenosperma cultivar V10309 chromosome 8, arast.V10309.gnm1.PFL2, whole genome shotgun sequence genome, CAACTCAAATAAGACCAAGTGCTCATTAACCTTGTTGCCGCTGCCCTCGTCAAGATtgatgaaaatgaaaatattaaaaccTTACTTGATCAAAATGGAAAAATTAAAGCTTGTTTATTTGTAAATTATTAGTGCATTTCTAAATAGTTCTATCAATTCAATTAGATCAATCGAAAATCGATCACTAAATCAATTCGATTTAAGTAAAAAATTAGTTGGTAATGAATTGATCAAAAGACTAAAAAAGAAAAGTCAAAGAACATAATAATTGGTTAAACCATtataatttttgaataattaaataatttaaaataataaaatatatacaaaaattattttttttaaaaaaaaatattttgcacataaatatattattttactatatctaatttaactttaattaaattttgattggactttcaaattttaaaatttttaattctacTAATTTAATGACCAATTAGGTTTTCAAAACCAACaacatataaaattaaaacaaacaaatatcATTGATTTCATTCCCACATTATCTTGAGAGTTCAGGAAACGAAAAAACCACCTCTTCAGAAACCAATCTAGCTAGCTTCTGAAAATCTAGGACAGGtgctaataattttattattaatcaaCATGAAAACCATCAAACTTCATGTTCCTGAACAACTACACAGAGATATAGAGTTTGTGTAATAATTCCTCATATCCATACATTTTGTATTTGTGGAGCAATCTAATAATAAGTAGTAGTGTTGCATGAACTGAACTAGCTAGCAAGTTATTAGTAGTTGAACTTGCAAAGGATGTAACCAGAGAGAAGAGTGGCCATGGCAAATGACTTAAAAGCAAGGAAGGACAAAACCACAGATGCAGTAGCCATGTCAACGAATTCAGATGGAATTACTACAGAAAACAGATATTGCAGCTCTCGAGATGTATTGATTGCTGAGATTACACCGGCAGCTGAGGTTGCTGCTGCCAGTAACAAATATGTCAAGACCTGCAACAACCAACCAATACTTCATCATTTACTTGATCATGCATGTATTCATACTTACATCAATCTCGCTACGTAACTAATTCTACCAACTCCCACTACTTACATTGAATACACCGCATAATTCGGTTTCCTCGTTAGACAGATCAGccattatataatttaaaaatatttgataataaaaatcaactaaaatttattttatttaatattcattaattattataataattaataaagattaaataaaataaaccattTTTGTTTTGTCCCTTATATAATTTTACTCAGCCAGCATCtaataatgatattttaaaataggGTGAGCACCTAttcatataataaaaatatttttacttaaAGATAACAGTTAAAACATAGACACGTTATTtaagtaaaaatataaattatttaatgattttattttaattaatatttttatattaaaatatttatatatgaataattatttaaaaaatttaattcattaaaaaaataataatattactctacacattttttttaatattatacacataaatttctaaaaaaaataatattattaaaaataagaattataatatttatttattctctATTTGAGAAGTCTAATGCGCGTCATATTACGTCCATGATAATAATTAGGGATATGAAAAATGTCATATGACATGTCATTTGTTGTATTATTGTGTTAAGACAAAAAATGCTATTTATCATGGCATGCATGTTATCATAATTAAGATTGGAAGTGAACACTCAATCGAGCAAAGTCAAATTTAAATTTGGTTTCCGACGATTCCATCTATTAATAATCGAgctaatttataaaattttaactcGATTTATCTAGTCATAAGCTAGCTCGAACACATGATGAGCTAACTCaaataacataaacataatatataatcttatacaaataaaaatttatgtctctattaattataattataatgtATATCatctattatatataattgAGCTAATTTACGAATAACGAATTAAGTCTATTTAAGTTTAAATTCGACTCATTTAATAAATGAGTTCAAATTCAGATTAAAGTTTAATTCACAAACTCATAAACTCAATTTATCGAACTATTAAGGAGTTAAACTTAAACGAACTTATGAATTTGTTTAACTCACTTTCAACCTTAACGATAATTAATTTATGTAACCTATTgttcttaataaataaaaaatataatttaactaTATGTTGATCgtgttttttttctctttagtTAACAATAATTAAAGAATCTAATAAGAGTATTAGGGAATAGTGTGCATTAGACTTATTTGAATGCACTATTACGatcagatttttttcaagtaatatttttttataaaatttaaaaaaataaaaataattttatatttaaatattttttatataaaaatatttttttataattatatataaatataataatataaaaatatttttttgtttatttattatattaaaaatattttttaaataaaaaatcttttaaaaaatatataaattatagtttttaaaaaatatatatttttttaatattttaattttgttttaaaattttactaaataaaataaaaataaaaataaaattattaaaaaaaattaactacttAATAACACCCAAATAAATACACTACCTTACCTGATCAATAGCAAAAGTGATGCTACGAATCAGTTTGGTGTTTCCAGTGTGTTTTTTAGTGATCAAATACTTCACGAGTTCACATATTTGCACCAGAGTATACGCACACCCTATCACATTTGCTGCCAGGCAACAGCTGCATAATAATCACACTAGAACCAAATTTTACCACATAATACAACAATTAGctattatatgtataaatagtttttatatatgaaaaaatttaacttttaattctaaattttatatataattcaaaaattaggAGTGACAATAGACAATATTTGCTAACTGAAGGATAAAATTGAAGTTTTCATAATAGAGTTAACAAAAAactatttataaatataaaaaattaattattaaattaatcacggtacatttgtatatatttacatattaaaataatcaaaattcataaaaaattattcctCAAAATTTCAAtggtaaaataattaaatttttataaccatataattaaattaaaatgtttataaacacaaaataaattactatttttacattcttatttttattttaattatattatttataaaatttagttttaagtatatatttaaaatttgattatcatatttaaaagttaattataaatataaatacgtggtcatttagaaaaatatattgaGAAGAATAAAAAGGAGGAGAGAGACGGCCTTGTCCCAAAATTTTTGCAAACAAATATGTATGTAATTATTAAAGATAAGAATAATGTAACGATTTCCGCTACGTTACTAACAGCATTTCTGCCAACTTCTGCCAATTCTTATTTATAACTGTGTTTAATGGAAGTGTCTTCctagatgtgtctaataaaaatatctttttgtgGTTGTGTTTAATAGAAATatctttatagatatatttttaggatgtgtctctttatatatgtgtttaaaatataataattaattattgttggcAATAAATTAACAGATAATATGTTGGTATCCTATACTTTTCCATAATGTAATGTTATATCCAAGTCTTTttgtataaatttatttattttatttttttaatattttttatcataattattgaaatgatgataattttttttttgtattcataCAACTTATGttcaatattttgttaattatctCTCTACCTTccataaattttatatttttaataaatatatatttttcctCTCCCATTATTTTCTCAataaatatctcttttttcatATCTTTCTATCACAAAAACTAACATGcatgtttatatttttttattaaatacctctttttaatttaaactaaagtggtatatgtgtttatttagtttttaataataataataataataataataattaattgctCATATGAGTTTAgctaaataaaaaagtatatgttacaagaattaagaaaaaataaaaacaaaattaaattcaagtcAAAATTCATATGATCACATTATTTAAGTTagatataaacaaaaattatcgAATACAAATGACTAAATTGttcaattaaaataattggTATACCAATAACTCATGAAGTTTAGGactaaatttttttgaaagagcTGGGaagtaatatttaaaaaaaaaaaagtttgggAGTTCGTCAATTTTTTTAACCACGAATTTGACTAAAATTATTGACGGCCCCGCCCCTCTCCTTATAGTATTTCTATAAGAGTGACTAAATTTTTGTGTTCATTTagcataataattaaaaagtaatTAAACAATGCACGCATAATAGTAACAAAAGAATGTAACAACATCTCCGTacaaaattttagatcaaattgagtaaaataaaattaaaaaaatagaatgtTGAAACTTGTTCATGACACAATAGGAAGGAAGAAGGAGGGAAGAGCAACATACTTGAGTTCCTTATATGTGTAGAATGAGTAAGAAAATGGCCCTTTATTGGTATCAGTAGCTAACACTGAAAATGAAACCAAACAGAACACAAATGTAGCAATTCTGAGCCCTAGCAATACCATGCTCAACTTGGCCTCTTTCTTGGACATCAAGTAACCACTATTTCGTCCCCCATCCACTATGCCTTCTTCAACCTTATCCGGCTCGTCCAGCGCCATTTTGACCGCCGTTGCGCCTACTGGAGGGGCCTCACTGCTGGAGAATGAGCCGCCGGAAGAATGGTATGTGATGGACCGTGGCGACTCAGAAACCGGTAGTTGCGGTTCTTCCTTCCTCTTGTTCTTGATCTTCTTCTCTTTTGAAGTTTCTATTTTGTCTTGTGTATCCTTTTTCACTTGTTGAGGCTTTGCTTTCTCTTCTTGTAGTTTTGATACATCTTTCATTTCTTTTGTTGAGGTTTCCTTGCTCATTATGATACTTGTGCAAAATTGAACACTTCTAAATTTTCTCTTCCACTTATAAATATTGATAAGTATATAGCTACTTATATATTCTCAAAGAAGCCAAaatgttattaatataaaaataaaattgattaaaaaaaaaaagcaatgcGCTTGGCTTGATATGTTGCTTAATGTAATGATCATTTCCTATTATATTTAGAATAAAAGAATAGTATTTAACTAAACTTATATCTACCTCTCGACTTTTGGTGTGTAAACCACTATTAGGTGGtgtgaaaaaatattattttttttctagcTAAAGCAACAATCACCACTTGGCCATCTTGAGGCGTAGCATGACCCCAACTCATGTACAAAAGAAGtgttcaattatattttattcattattttataatttttaatataataatataatgtgattatgaaataatatatatatatatatatatatatatatataatttgattaCTTTTCCGTTTCGGTCCTATAGAATATGAAAAAGCAAGTGTCCTATAAAGTATGCATAATGGCTCTTCTGCTTCATTTTTTTGGTAATAACAATAAGGAGAATTCTACGGTGCTTATAGTAAAAATAAGCATGATATACTGACGTTACGTGTCAATCACTGAAAATTGAaggtaattttgtttttaaaatgaaaaaaattaaattaaaagaaaacgtTCTAATATAAGTACGTTAATGAGATATACAATCATACATCACGTCAATTTGTAACATTTTCAATCTCATTGGAATTGATGCATTTATGGTCccattattaaataaaaaatgggATAAATTATTAGTTATATTTGAGTAAAAGCTGAAActgaaattaaaataagagGAGTATTAGAGAGTGgataatttttgtaatttgtagttatcaaataattattaatgatgtttttaatattttgagattttatCTAATAGtgtgaaattatttacttttttttgttagttaCATGCTGgcgaaaatttaataaaattgctGAATTCtaaacttttcttttaaaataattttacttataaaaatatacattaatttaatatttataaaaatatttaattatttttttaatttttataatttttttaaatttataattaaattattataatttttttaaatttataattaaattattataatttttttaattaaatttttgtattatttttaatttataattaagtttttgctaatttaaaaatattaaaattaacagaatAACTTTTTAcaatactaaattaaaaatactgACAATTAAAAATCTATTAAGTCTTTAAactcatattttaaaaaaaatattctattaatttttatatttttgacacgaaaaaaaaaacttaaaggAAATAACTAATattacataaattaataaatttcttttaaataatatattttaataaataaaatatttaatttatttatttaaaaaaatattcccagaatttgtattattatgatacattattattttaattaaaataaaataaaatttattaaaagttatattaatatgataaaataattaaaataatgtaataaactatttttttacTGAAAAAATTCTGCATATGGACGTAATAGTTAATTTCTTATCGAGATATATTTTAGaatttgagattttttttgttataatttaatattttttctttttcgtttaaaaaaattagtctcAGATTATAAATTTTACAGATTGACGTGATGTATGTGTGACTGactttcttaaaatatttttctttaatttaattttttttatttttatttaaaaaaaaattagcttcAATCTCCAGTGACTTGACACCTAAGATTAGTATAGTATGCTTATTTGTGTGATAAGCACCGTAAAACTTCCCAATTTAGAAAGGATAATGAATGCATAACTTTTCTTGTCTGCTGAAAACAGTGACGATTCCAAACAACAGTTGTAATGCACAACTGAAAGATTATCGTATCTTCATAATatgcaataaaaaaataattttaaaaatttattttgtacttaaatttattttaaaaataatatatagatcaaatttaaatatttaaatatattaataaaaatcacattttttttatagtataaagATGTTATGAGTATTTATTTGCGCCGTTTAGGTTTTTTCATGTGAGGAGAACATACTCCTTTAATTTATTctgttagaatttttttttaaaacaaaatttttgtgCCGTTTAAGTCAATATTTAATTTGtcaatttctttctttaatcctttctttattcccttcTTTATTCCTTCCCTTTAATTCGTCATGAGAGTTCTTTTATGAAAATTAGCGATTTGGGAAGATTTTTAACAATTCATAACCTTAAAGGGATGTGTAATTTCACTCCCCCGAAATTGTGTTTCTATGTGAAACAAAAAATCAATCTCGTCTGGTAGAAAATAAGTTGAGATCTTATCATTTTACGTATTGGAGGATTGTTAGTCCAACGGATACAGCTGGTGAATTGGCTTTAGCATGGAAGGAGGGCACAACGGTTGAGATTCTTACTGAAAAAGAGTTTTTCATAGCTGCCAAGGTAACTGATCATGTTTTGAATTGTTCTTGGGGGCTGATTGGGGTACATTTAAATAGCTTGGATGGGATTTGGTCTACCCAATACACAGAACTTTCATCTTTTGTACAAGGTTTCTTtggaaaaattataattatggGTGATTTTAATGCTATAGTGAGCCTCGAGGAGAAGTAAGTAGGGGGATTAAAATCAGCTTCATCTATTTCTGAATTTGTGAATTTTATTGATGGTGGTGGGCTGAAGGACTTGGGTATGATTGGGAGAATGTTCACCTGAACTAATAGGCGATGAAGGCAGTGTAAGTCccagaatttttgaaaattttattataaattaatttcaagtttaattatttatttatagctttaattttagaaatcTCTTTATTAAAGATAACTaaagttttgattaattgagtttgaaataaattaagatttttattcaattttataattattgaagtattttctatatttaaattataaagtttagtaattgtaaaataataagaattttatttgatttggtttaaataatgaaaatttcggaatttaatactttcaattt is a window encoding:
- the LOC130946936 gene encoding CASP-like protein N24, coding for MSKETSTKEMKDVSKLQEEKAKPQQVKKDTQDKIETSKEKKIKNKRKEEPQLPVSESPRSITYHSSGGSFSSSEAPPVGATAVKMALDEPDKVEEGIVDGGRNSGYLMSKKEAKLSMVLLGLRIATFVFCLVSFSVLATDTNKGPFSYSFYTYKELNCCLAANVIGCAYTLVQICELVKYLITKKHTGNTKLIRSITFAIDQVLTYLLLAAATSAAGVISAINTSRELQYLFSVVIPSEFVDMATASVVLSFLAFKSFAMATLLSGYILCKFNY